One segment of Clostridium ljungdahlii DSM 13528 DNA contains the following:
- a CDS encoding S8 family serine peptidase produces the protein MFSIKSKLELNLKLSMDKGLYKTYRVIIKCNSLMETIEKKVKLYNGKIIRSIPIINCICATLTSRSINRIIEFPQVRYVLNDCCALLCANNSVLASNGVVFEGNYKLTGKNVCIGLIDSGSYPHPDLLNPKNKITKFVDLINSYKYPYDDNGHGTFMSGIMCGSGIESKGLYKGIAENSSIYSIKAFNALGKGYVSDILFSLQLLLNESSDEKIKIICLPFELDIDNHFILSLFEKMFQIAVKLNITIIVPSGHQGNLQGSIKGIATLNNCITAAGIDTTFKDPKSYKYSSCGPINKVQKPDLSAACVNICSINSNTQYIPQRNGAKLYPKPLENPYVYYTGTSCAAAYISGVCALLYENNPELTFNDLSSLLKISCNLLNVPKWCQGSGMLDLNKLLP, from the coding sequence ATGTTTTCCATAAAAAGCAAATTGGAACTTAACCTAAAATTATCAATGGACAAGGGATTATATAAAACTTACAGAGTTATAATAAAATGCAATTCCCTTATGGAAACTATAGAAAAAAAGGTAAAGCTGTACAACGGTAAAATAATACGTTCAATTCCAATTATAAATTGCATATGTGCTACCTTAACCTCCCGTTCTATAAACAGGATAATAGAATTTCCTCAAGTACGTTATGTGCTAAATGACTGCTGTGCTCTACTGTGCGCTAATAATAGCGTGCTTGCTTCAAATGGTGTAGTCTTTGAAGGTAACTATAAGCTCACAGGCAAAAATGTGTGTATAGGGTTAATAGACTCAGGTTCTTACCCTCATCCAGATCTTTTGAATCCTAAAAATAAGATAACAAAATTTGTGGATTTAATAAACTCATATAAATATCCCTATGATGACAATGGACATGGTACTTTTATGAGTGGAATTATGTGCGGCAGCGGTATTGAGTCCAAAGGACTATATAAAGGTATTGCAGAAAACAGCAGTATTTACTCTATAAAAGCCTTTAATGCCCTAGGTAAAGGCTATGTATCGGATATATTATTTTCACTTCAACTATTATTGAATGAAAGCTCAGATGAAAAAATAAAAATAATTTGCCTTCCCTTTGAACTAGATATTGATAATCATTTCATACTATCCTTATTTGAAAAAATGTTTCAAATAGCTGTTAAATTAAACATAACAATTATAGTGCCGTCTGGTCACCAAGGTAACCTTCAAGGCAGCATAAAAGGCATTGCCACTTTAAACAATTGTATAACTGCTGCAGGTATTGATACAACTTTTAAAGATCCTAAATCCTATAAATACTCTTCTTGCGGTCCTATTAATAAAGTTCAAAAACCTGATCTGAGTGCTGCCTGCGTAAATATATGCTCTATAAACTCAAATACACAATATATACCCCAGCGAAATGGAGCAAAACTATATCCAAAACCGCTTGAAAATCCATATGTATATTATACTGGTACCTCCTGTGCCGCAGCCTATATAAGTGGTGTATGTGCCTTACTGTATGAAAATAATCCTGAGCTCACTTTCAATGATCTAAGTTCTCTTTTAAAAATATCCTGCAACCTACTCAACGTACCAAAGTGGTGTCAAGGTTCTGGTATGCTAGATTTAAATAAATTATTGCCTTAA
- a CDS encoding selenium metabolism-associated LysR family transcriptional regulator, with translation MDFKQIEAFINVAKFKSFSKAANFSFLSQPAISSHISILEKELKVYLFDRTPKEVHLTPAGESFLNFALELLEIRDNAIYTLTNFNETITGNLKLASSTTPCNTLVPSLIEKFHNIHPSVTFDVLELNSSKIIDNIIKFNFEIGLIGEPIDDEKIESYELTKDELVIISHPSFNFPDIIDMPSLFKYNFILREKGSATRKTFEDALTKNGYSISHITSSLEVNNISTLIQFVRKGFGIAVVSKEVLKNYVSLGLVKESTIKNIPLTRSIYLIISSKRSLTPTAKSFFNFCKKCFKID, from the coding sequence ATGGATTTTAAACAGATAGAAGCTTTTATAAATGTAGCCAAATTTAAAAGCTTTTCAAAGGCTGCAAATTTCAGTTTTTTATCCCAGCCTGCCATTAGTTCTCACATTTCTATTTTAGAAAAAGAATTAAAAGTATACTTATTTGACAGGACTCCTAAAGAGGTACATCTTACTCCTGCAGGAGAATCTTTTCTAAACTTTGCATTAGAACTTTTAGAAATCCGTGATAACGCCATATATACATTAACTAATTTCAATGAAACTATAACTGGTAATTTAAAATTAGCTTCTAGTACTACTCCTTGTAACACCTTAGTTCCTTCCTTAATAGAAAAATTTCATAATATACATCCTAGTGTAACCTTCGATGTATTAGAATTAAACTCTTCAAAAATAATTGATAACATAATAAAATTTAATTTTGAAATTGGATTAATAGGAGAACCTATAGACGATGAAAAAATTGAAAGTTATGAATTAACTAAAGATGAGCTAGTGATTATATCTCATCCTTCCTTTAACTTTCCTGATATTATAGACATGCCTTCCCTTTTTAAATACAATTTTATATTAAGAGAAAAAGGTTCTGCTACAAGAAAGACCTTTGAAGATGCCTTAACAAAAAATGGATATAGCATTTCTCACATAACTTCAAGTTTAGAAGTAAATAATATAAGTACTCTTATACAATTTGTAAGAAAAGGATTTGGTATAGCTGTAGTTTCAAAAGAAGTACTTAAAAATTATGTATCCCTAGGACTTGTAAAGGAAAGTACTATAAAAAATATTCCACTAACTAGATCAATATATCTTATTATAAGTTCTAAAAGATCCCTTACTCCAACAGCAAAATCATTTTTTAACTTTTGTAAAAAATGTTTTAAGATAGATTAG
- a CDS encoding dUTP diphosphatase, translating to MNIVKLFELQENLNSRIRNNTSIKKDSLISKETLALQVKMAELANETQCFNFWSNDVTANNDLILKEYINSLNFILTLGLEKEFTDIKINIKTNDGDITSQFLNLYIDINDFIVCSSKDHYITLFEDFLSLGYSLGFSTKTIENAYYSKHSVLM from the coding sequence ATGAATATAGTAAAATTATTTGAATTACAAGAAAATTTAAATAGCAGAATTAGAAATAACACTTCTATAAAAAAAGATTCTTTAATTTCAAAGGAAACTCTTGCACTTCAAGTAAAGATGGCTGAACTGGCTAATGAAACCCAGTGTTTTAATTTTTGGAGTAATGATGTAACTGCAAACAATGATTTAATTTTAAAGGAGTATATAAATTCTTTAAATTTTATATTAACTCTAGGACTTGAAAAAGAATTTACTGATATTAAAATAAACATAAAAACCAACGATGGAGATATTACATCTCAATTTTTAAATTTATATATTGATATAAACGACTTTATCGTCTGTTCATCTAAGGATCATTACATAACTTTATTCGAAGATTTTTTGAGTTTAGGATACAGCCTAGGTTTTTCTACTAAAACTATAGAAAATGCTTACTACTCTAAACATTCTGTTCTTATGTAA
- a CDS encoding TM1266 family iron-only hydrogenase system putative regulator, which produces MEKRIGVVGIVVNDLENSPKVNTILHSFSNIIVGRLGIPYRERNVSVISVIVDGTSDEISSMTGKLGKLDGITVKTAITKK; this is translated from the coding sequence ATGGAAAAAAGAATAGGTGTAGTTGGTATAGTAGTAAACGATCTTGAAAACTCTCCAAAAGTAAATACTATACTTCACTCTTTTTCAAATATCATAGTAGGAAGATTAGGTATTCCATACAGAGAAAGAAACGTTTCAGTTATATCAGTAATAGTAGACGGTACTTCAGATGAAATAAGTTCCATGACCGGCAAGTTAGGTAAACTAGATGGAATAACGGTAAAAACTGCTATAACTAAAAAGTAA
- a CDS encoding DMT family transporter yields MFGILYSIVAGVSMSIQGVFNTRLSDKLGLWITTTIVQGTGFVIALMLAFFSKKNTLQNIGCCKKLYLLGGILGIIITVTVIQGIKFLGPTHSIAIILVAQLATAALIDFWGLFDSQKISFTTNKIIGLIMMVLGIIILKWRS; encoded by the coding sequence TTGTTTGGTATACTTTATTCAATAGTAGCAGGAGTAAGCATGAGCATTCAGGGTGTATTTAATACTAGATTGAGCGATAAATTAGGGCTGTGGATCACAACTACAATAGTTCAAGGTACTGGATTTGTAATAGCTCTTATGTTAGCTTTTTTCAGCAAAAAAAACACCTTGCAAAACATAGGCTGCTGTAAAAAGTTATATCTTTTAGGTGGGATTTTAGGTATAATCATAACAGTAACTGTAATACAGGGCATTAAATTTCTAGGACCAACTCATTCTATTGCAATAATTTTAGTTGCTCAACTTGCTACTGCAGCCTTAATTGATTTTTGGGGACTGTTTGATTCCCAGAAAATAAGTTTTACAACAAATAAAATAATAGGATTAATTATGATGGTTCTAGGCATAATTATACTTAAATGGAGAAGCTAG